Proteins encoded in a region of the Phaenicophaeus curvirostris isolate KB17595 chromosome 1, BPBGC_Pcur_1.0, whole genome shotgun sequence genome:
- the USP18 gene encoding ubl carboxyl-terminal hydrolase 18: MGQRSGREERSKRLELALNETMKAEAEVQKNKEEAEEPKEKDQRTTLVFGVADLKNGAVGLYNVGQTCCLNSLLQVFLMNIRFTGILRRITVPPHAVQKKRNVPYQMLLLLEKMQRGKQKAVSPTDLTCCLSVHGVKLFVQYDAAQLFLTLWNLIKKQMKKLELVEELRYLYTICVQEHLACQKCSFETKRYSSMITLPLPLLDSNSYMLKTLEDCLQYFFQPEELTDQNMCFCEQCGRKTPFLQSMKLVHLPQTLTIHLKRFCFEKSAYIHKLSHYLPFPQDLDFNAVLTENQCEADDIKKAGWQYELFAVVAHSGSTSCGHYCAYIRSLTECKWYCFNDSEVCQVSWDDVKCTYGHSSLHWGETAYLLIYMKKCPQ; encoded by the exons ATGGGACAAAGAAGTGGACGCGAAGAAAGAAGTAAGAGACTAGAGCTGGCACTTAACGAGACCATGAAGGCAGAAGCAGAagtgcaaaaaaataaagaggaagcTGAAGAGCCAAAGGAAAAAGACCAGAGGACAACATTAGTCTTTGGTGTGGCAGACTTAAAAAATG GAGCTGTTGGACTGTACAATGTTGGACAGACCTGCTGCCTGAACTCTTTGCTCCAGGTGTTCCTTATGAATATACGCTTCACTGGGATACTTCGAAG GATCACAGTGCCACCACATGCTGTgcagaagaagaggaatgtccCATACCAGATGCTCCTGTTGTTGGAGAAGATGCAGCGTGGCAAGCAGAAAGCCGTTTCTCCCACAGACCTCACTTGCTGTCTTTCCGTACACGGAGTGAAAT TGTTTGTGCAGTATGATGCTGCTCAGCTCTTTCTGACTCTCTGGAACTTGATaaagaagcagatgaaaaagCTAGAACTG gttGAAGAGCTGCGTTACTTGTACACTATCTGTGTACAGGAGCACCTGGCCTGTCAGAAGTGCTCTTTTGAAACAAAGAGGTACAGCAGCATGATAACCCTTCCGCTCCCACTGCTGGATTCCAATTCTTACATGCTGAAGACTCTG GAGGACTGTCTGCAATACTTTTTCCAACCAGAAGAGCTGACAGATCAAAACATGTGTTTCTGTGAACAGTGTGGGAGGAAAACACCTTTTTTGCAG AGCATGAAGCTAGTGCATCTGCCGCAGACTCTAACCATACACCTAAAGCgtttctgctttgaaaaatcaGCCTACATTCACAAACTTAGTCACTATTTGCCATTCCCACAAGACCTTGATTTCAATGCAGTCTTGACAGAAAATCAGTGTGAAGCAGATGACATCAAAAAG GCTGGCTGGCAGTATGagctttttgctgttgttgctcATTCGGGATCAACTAGTTGTGGACACTACTGTGCGTATATTCGAAGTCTTACAGAATGTAAATGGTATTGCTTCAACGATTCTGAGGTTTGCCAG gtATCATGGGATGATGTTAAATGTACCTATGGACATTCCAGCCTGCACTG GGGAGAAACAGCCTATCTCTTGATTTACATGAAAAAGTGTCCTCAGTAG